In Spea bombifrons isolate aSpeBom1 chromosome 5, aSpeBom1.2.pri, whole genome shotgun sequence, the sequence caaaaaaaaaaaaccctaaaagtACTATACTCTATAGTTTCTAAATCTGGTCTAGGAAGCAAAGTACACAGATTGTTATTTGTCCTCTTGGAATTATTCTTAAAATTGCATGACGTATTATTATGTCTCATAATCTTCATTTATACGATTTAATTATTACTTATATTAGAtgaagcaattttttttaaacatgtattcACCTGCATTTTACGCATACCGTTTGTGCCCATTATTCTCATTATTGACATATCTCCTTTTATTTCCACTTGTTCTAAAAACAAGTTTTCCAAGTTTTTGTACAGCACAGCTTTTACTCGCCAATTTTACAGCTGGTTTCTGGTGGCTGATGTGATCAGTTGCCAGCAGGGCCAGAATTCACGAAGGTGAATCTGGATGTAACTCTATGGGTATTTGTTGATTCATATAATTgaagtattttaataaaaacgtAGTCTCATATTATCAGACCTGTGGGACGATACATGGATACCTCCTGTTTGATGTTCCCAAGTTAAGCACCAGCAATGCAGAGATGCTATTCCAGCAAAGTGGGGAATTCCCTGCGCTCTTAGATGTGATGCTTATTTTTAAAGTGCGCTGTCCAAATATTGTTTGCATTATGTATCccttaaaaaatgaatgttgctCAAAGCATCCCTTTTGTTCAGGTGAAGAAGAAAGCCAGTGACGTACTAGAGGAAGACGACGACTTCTCTGAAAAGAAATATAGGAAGTGTGAGAAGGCCGGATGCACAGCAGCGTGTCCTGTTTGTTTCGCCAGTGCAGCTGAAAGGTAGGAACTTTTACACTTTGTAGTATTATTTGGGGGTTTGTTACCCTTGGATTTGTTGTGATTCAAATGAATTAGAATGATCACAGACTTATTAGACCTGACATACCCCTATCTGTGTACCTTCTCCAAAATTTTGTTTGGGaacacctttaaccccttaatgacaaagcccgtacatgtacgggctcaaaatgcattttcaatgggtttagggaccgcccattgtacttaaggggttaaatttggaCACCAAAGCTTACCTCCTTACTCTGAGACATTTTCAGTCACTGAAAGATAAGAAATGTtactatattaaaattaattaaaaacttattatatttaataaagatgCATTCTTTTACAGTTCTTGCCGTACTGGTGAGCATGTTGAAGTATCCTGGTAACCACCCGTGGACCACAGTTAAAGTACCACTATTTTAGCGGCACTATATTACACTTATATGTGCATTCTTAAAGAAGTCTcgtgaaaagaaaaatcattttcTCCTTCAGCATAAAATATTCTGCAATAATAtaggcattgacaaaaacctgtcTATCTCCGTTTGTTCTGCTAAGCGTTATTTCAAAGCAATGTTCCACTCAAATATAAGCAGATTGTGAATGTATCCTTTTCTTTAAAGATTTAGTCACAAAACAAAATGACCAAGAATGTGGCAACAGCTTTAATCTGCACGGGGAGTATTTCTAATTCTGTATTTAGCAGCACCTTTCATTCTCGTCTGTAAGAAATAACGTCTTTAGATTCTTTACAGTTGTGTAAGTCAGGGTATATAAAGCGGgctggatttattttttaacattgttaTATAAAGTAAGTCTTGGTgacttcattttttattttcttctctatTGGTCAGATGTGCTAAAAACGGCTATACGTCTCGATGGTATCATCTCTCCTGTGGTGAGCATTTTTGCAATGAATGCTTTGATCACTATTACAGAAGGTGGGTTCCGTGttgtaaagaaaatgttatgTTGAGTGCATGGTGGCGCAGGCTAACACTGATTGCACAACTTACCTCATCCTTAGTTGGAAGGTACATGAAATAGATCTATATTGATCCCGCTCCCCCCATTTGGAATCGGTCCTCACGTTCTCCTGCACACATTCACATGTCTGTCTCTGCAGGATAACATCCTAGGCTTATGACATGGATTGTCTGCCTGAGCACCTACTTCTAGTTGAACAGATAAATTATGTGCACATCTTGCGTTAAAtgctgtattttttgtgtaatgACTGCAAAATGTGAAGCCCTAAATGGAAAATGTTAAACTGTTCTTGTTTCAGTGGGTATGGGTTCATTGTAGATAGCACAGCTTTGCATAGCATGCGGTCCCAAAGAAATATGTAGTCCTCATTTTCTGACATTAGGCGTATGTGTCTGCCCTCAAGCATGTATCATAAAGCGATTGCATCTCTAGGGTCATCGCATTAGGGCCTTTAAATACATGCATCCGGTTTATGGCAGATTGGTAGTTACAACTTTGTTTCAGAGCAGAAGGATGATTGTGGGGCATACATTTATCTTCTAGGGCTGGTATAGATTATAAACTGGTGAAATCTTGGTGAATAACCAGTAAGTGTCAGATGGGCTTGTTGTGGGCAATTGATGTTGCCTGCGTTTTTAGGAACATTCAAGATTACTCAAAAAGCATATGTAACATTTAAGGGGGAttctttaatgcacatgataggTGTGCAGTCCCTTTACATTGTTATGTGGTCCATTTTCAAATGCATTATGCGGCTTCTGCAGAAtgccccaaatgcatttgcccctttacccCCCCAGCTGAATGCCTCTCCCTGCATGTGTTGTTTAGACCCCGATATCCATGTGTAAAGTCTTCCCATTGATTACAatgagagcactttcctgccactaatTAACAGCTTGAGCGGCCAATCAAGACAGCAATACTCGTACTAAATTCATTGAAAGGACTACCACTGATTGACAAGCTGTAGATAAGTGGTAAACTTTTGACCATGGAGGAAGAAAGACGATTTTGCACTACGGCTGCGGATTCTGTGTcagatgttttttgttttgtagggatgtaaaatacttttttttattattattatacattattctaTAGTAGGGCTGTCCCTTTTAAGTAGATTTTTGTGGAAGCTGATTTCAATATTACACTGAAAATAACACAGTATTACAAGCTGCAATAATGAACTATTGTTTCAAATACTCTATCATAACAGCATCTTGCCTGGTGTAtggcatttgttttgtttttgcttctttcttttcttaaaaaagggGTCTACTGATATTTTTATTGTGCTTCTAGTCACAAAGATGGTTATGACATCTATGCATCTTGGAAGCGTATTTGGACAAGCAATGGGAAAAGTGAGCCTAGCCCCAAAGCCTTCATGGCAGATCAGCAGTTGCCATATTGGGTAAGAAACACAAATAAACCTGCGTAAAAAATCGATGTTCCTTTGTATAAAATGGTATTTAGGTATATCATATACTGGAGCAAAAATCAGGGAGGAGATACTAGAGTTCGCATATATGATTACATTTTCTAGAATCACCCCTCCCTGTTTCCCCCCCATACCATCAATATTCTCATGGATGTTCCCCTTATTTGCAAACAGGAACAATGCTTACGAAGCAAACTGCTATGGGcagaaccgggggggggggggagtgaaataaataataaaaaaaataattggcataTATGTGAACTCTTATAACTTctctaaaacacattttcctGCTCCCTTTTCTGGCCCTTGTTTGGCCCTTGTGTAGCGTTTGTACAGTATGTCATGCTTAAATGATGATTGATGCCCATAGAAAGAGTGTTTCTATAAGAACACCAGTATACCCTGGTTTAATAATGGATGCCCAGTTGTTGTAGGTTGTGTTCTacttatttattgtattgtgttttttttttttaaaggtgcagTGCACAAAACCGGAATGCGGGAAATGGCGCCAGCTGACAAAGGAGATCCAGTTAACAACGCAAATGGCAAAAATGTACAGATGTGGCATGAAACTGAATAATTCTGTCAAGGTGATGATGTTTTTTTGCATGCATGATCTGGCAGAATGGGTGGCAAGTAAATGCCAGCTTATTTATAATAGAGAAACATTTCAAAGCCGCGGTTTGACCCGTATAAGCAATTTCCCGGGAGATTGTGCTTGTTCTAATAATTCTAGGGGAGGAGAGAAGCTGCTTTTATATATGGAGCATTTATATCTTGTTCTATAttcttttttgtacatttctaACAACTTATGGAACTGGCGTGAAAATACAGCAGGTGGGTTGCATTGAAATGTATTTGTCACGCTCCCGAAGTTCAAAATATCCCACTCCGGATTGGTTGGCGCTAATGCTTTGAGATAAAAGTAATGAGGTTGCGTCTTTATTTATCCCCTACCAAAGCAGCATTGAGGCTATGAATATAAAGCTTAGAATTAGGAACATCAACAAAAATGACACGGGTTTCACACTTTACTGGTGTCAAGTCTTGTAGCTGAGGTGCGCACTTGGGTATCCTGCTTGATCTGAAAGGACATTGTAATCCAAGGGCGCATTCGGTTATAACACATTCATGCAAAGATTAGGCGCTTAAACCTTtaacaattcattttaaaaggTCACtgcttttattctttaaatgaccttaaatgtttttttccttggcAGATGGAAGGTACTGATCAGTGCTCAATGCCAGAAGATTTGGTAAGTTTACTTGGTAGAATTAGGAAGTATGCGTTAACCCAACAGATATGGCACAAAATATCAGATGTTTGTGCTTCCAAAAAAAGGGGGATAAGGCCTACTGctctttttaatatgcatttccaTATGTGGCCACTGGGGGTGTGTGAAGAAGGTTGTTTTGACTGTCTCTTGACTCCAGCTGGATTATTTTTAGGTCCTTTTGAGCCATAGATTTTATTTCCTCTTACTTGAATGCTGCACATCTCTCGACAAAGCATCAAACTTCTTATGCTGTTGAATTGTTTCCATTTGATGAAgtatatattgtgcattgtttggtgtgtttttctttttttgttctatttagcATAGCAAAATTCACTGATGTGTGTTTATCTTCTTGCGATATGTGTTTTAATTCCATGTTACTGCATCTCCTGATCTGCAGAGAGTGTCCGAGGTGTCTACCCAGTCTTGGTACTCCATGCTAATTCTCCCGCCGCTGCTGAAGGACAGTCCTGCGGCTGCCATGTTGGCTGCCTACTACCCAGACTGTGTGGGCATGAGTCCATCATGTACTACCACTAATCGCCTGCATGGAGAAAGCCTCTCTGGCAAgcttgaccagtataggggtgTTCCTGTATCTAATTCAGCTGGTAAGCTCTTGGCGCACTAGTAACTTTCAGGGCTGGCCTGCATTTTATAGCAAGCCTTCCCAAAAAGACTGGAGACTGTTATAGCCAATGTGCAGGAtgcccaacaagctcatatagataTGATGGTCAGGCATCCATCTATTTTCGGTCATAGTGTAAGTGCAATGATTTGATGCATTACACTTTAGATCACTGATTATTGTTTGGTTTCGCTGATCAATGTCGGTGACTAAACTTGTCACTTGCAGGTGATCTGATAATGGCTAcagacttttttattttataagattcattttgtttttaacagcTTTTAACCTAATTATCTGATCCGTGACTAAGGATTCTGTAGGCCACTGGTCATTGATCAGTCTCACCGATCATCAACCAGTGACCTAATCTGGTGGATGTATATTATAAACAAGTACCTGTTTTTCCCCTACGAAATCTGTTCCAAAGCTATACCTGGGTATTATAGTGGAGATTTTACGGTGTATGTGGATTTCTGTGTTTGGCAATGCTTCCTTATTtcttaaatctattttttcttaGGAGTTAATCCATACTTCCAGCCTTTCTACCAGCCCAACGAGTGTGGGAAAGCACTGTGTGTCCGACCTGACGTGATGGAATTGGATGAACTCTATGAGTTTCCAGAGTATTCTCGGGACCCCACTATGTATTTGGCTATGAGAAATCTCATACTAGCTCTGTGGCACATAAACTGCAAGGTAAGGAGCATTCCTCTGTAGATGGCTTTAGAGGTGGATTCCAAAGCTTGTACCTGTAAGCGTGAATTGTTTGTACTTTATGAAAGCTATTTTTGTGACTCTGGGCTTTATTCACTGGAATTGGCATGATAGTTTTCAGCTTGCCGCCTTCATTATGCATTAAAGGAGGCAGGTTTCTTCTTTACGGAAGCTGACTCAGAATAAAACATAGTTTGATTAGCGAGGAGACCTTCAGGTGCTTATGTTAATTTTGCTCTGCGGCAGACATGGGCAGATGAGCTCCTCTTATAGGAGGAGTTTGCTGTTATTGCCCCTTATTGATGCATAGTGAAGTTGATGAATTAAAACAACCGATTCTCCTTGCCTGGTTCAATAAAGCGATCTGTTTGACTTTAGTCTTTTAAAAGCAATCTATAatcttatttataaatgaaGAATGCTTACAAAATGTTTCTgcgttttttgtatttttttattacttaggAAGTGCTCACGGCTCAAACGTGTGCTTATCATATAATGGTTCGGGGGTTGGTTCGCATACGATGTGTTCAAGAGATGGAAAGGATTCTCTATTTTGTGACTAGGAAAGGACTGGTCAATACTGGAGTTTTGAGAGTCTCCCCAGACCAGTACTTACTTCCCATGGAGTACCACAATGTAAGTCATATGTGTCATATTAGCACCCTGTACAAGATCTTTGTGTAGTTAGTAGTACCATCTTtgcgtgtttgttttttttacttcagcATACAAACTTACGTGTTCTACTCATGTCAGTAATTGTGTAAGCAATGTTTATGCCTAGTAAAACAAACCTGTATAAAATACCTGTTGACATCATTGTTTGTGGACAGTACTTTTGTTATTAACCTTTTATGACGTTCTTTGTGGATAGTACTTCCCATATAACGGCAGCtcttctgattaaaaaaaataatgatcttttctttttcaattttaagaAATCTGTAATTGTTATTGGGGCTGGACCAGCGGGACTGGCAGCCGCACGACAGCTGCACAACTTTGGTATCAAGGTAATTGCATTGTGAAACTTACTTTAGATCAATACGTTTTTAGTAGTTGaatttctataaatgtaattccctgctcgttttttttttttaccatatttctCTTATTTAAAGGTTATGGTCCTAGAAGCCAGAGACAGGATTGGGGGACGCGTTTGTGATGACAAATCCTTTAAAGGGGTCACAGTAGGAAAAGGAGCCCAAATTGTGAATGGCTGCATCAACAATCCCATTTCAATAATGTGTGAGCAAGTGAGTGTCCACGGCAGTTTTATCTTCAACTCACGATACCAGTACTTAAAAGTTGGAAGGAAACAGAGCACCTTTTGGCTCTAATGAAGTATACTATCTCATTTAGAATGTAAAACCCCACCATGCTTTACTGAGGCAATGATGCATCTAATAGTTACATTGAATAATTAACGCAGAAACATCTCTGCATGTTTTTATACAGTAAATAGCATACAGTCCAATATGGAATTAAGTTTTAGTGAAATTATAAGGATATTGAATCTGTAAAAAGGCATAAAATGCCATTTGCATAGGAGATTATAACGTATTTTCTGTCTTTCTGCTTCTTTCTGATTTGAGTGACTTGAGGTCCACCTCTTTTGCGAGCAATAAGGCCTCTTGAAATTAATGTTgcttgtgatgatgtcattgcaAATAATTTGGCAGCAGAGTAGCCATGTGTAAGAAGGAAAGTGACATTAATACGTAGACTTTTGTAGCCAATGCAATAGAGAGAGACTTCTTTAACAGTAATAAAAACAGCCTACTTGCTTAACACATAAGAGCATTTGGTTATTTGCACGGGAAGGACAATAGCTTTAGACAGGTATTTCCCAGCCGGTCACAGCATGTTTTTGTGTTGAAGATTGGGCTCAAAATGCGTACACTTGGAGAAAAGTGTGATCTGGTTCAAGAAGGCGGAAGGCTGACTGATCCAACCATAGACAAGCGCATGGATTTCCACTTCAATGCAATATTGGATGTTGTTGCAGAATGGAGGAAAGATAAAACACAGAATCAAGATGCTCCACTTGGAGGTAGACCTCTCAAATCTATGATTCCTATTGAAACTTCTCAAGACATAGAGTAAAACCAATTCATCCCATCCTTAATTTCTGTGTTTTCTGTGTTTCCCGTGCTTCATGTTAACAGATAAAATACAGGAAATCTATAAGGCCTTTATACAGGAATCTGGAATCCAGTTCACAGAGGTGgaggaaaaagttttacaatTCCACCTTAGTAACCTAGAGTATGCCTGTGGAAGTAACCTAGACAAGGCAAGTTCTTTTTATACTCATGCAACTTTAAGCACACACTATTAAAAGATTGGTTTAGATCAGTATATAATTCACATTTTATACAACTCCTAAATGCCATTGAAATATTGTAGGACTACATTTTAACCTTGATAGATTGCTTATTTGAACTCTGCCATACATAGGTGGTTATACAGTGATTAGCGTAGAAGTAGGCGTTTTATTTCAGAAATAGGATTTTAGCCCATCAGTATATTGATGGAGAATGGATGCCTCAACATTATGTCACTAATGTTGATAGAAATGCCCCTATTGCATTGTGGGTGAAAGGTCTGCTTTGAAGTTTAGATAAGATGCATCTGGCCCAAAAAcacagtaaaagaaaatgtgcttaattattttcattatgtcTTTCGGCCATTACAAATGTCTGCTCACTGTTATTGTTAATGATGTTGCAGTCTGTGTATGTTTATAGATCCCGCATTTTATCTGTCTTCCTTCTCTGCTCTGGGGGTGTTGAACCCTACCCTAGTCCTCCTGTGCTCAGTACCTCAAACCTCATCATTGTAATCTCTTCTCTTGTGCCCTCTGGAATTCATGCTCTGCTGCTCATGGCCTCTTGGGTCACTGATGCATGAGTTTTCTTGTGCCCCCAGATgggtgaggttttttttagctaaacCTTTAGCTTAACACTTTAAACCACACCTCTTTGGGCCCCCAGTTGACCAGCTAACATGTCACCTACCCTTccaacagtgccacctttgcctctaAATAGCTTGTCGGTGCCACCTTTAAAGAAGACGTGAAGTGCGAGGGACAGAGCCATAACTAGCTCTTCTTGCGCCCAAGGCAAGAACATCAAATTGTGCCCCCCACTATATTTTTACAGAGGTCATTTTGAGGAGGGTAGATAAACAACAAGTTGTAGAACCTCAAATAATTCATAATAGTTCAACAAATTCCCAcaaacccagtgatttattcactTTTTCGGGGGCCTGAGTAAGTGTTTTGCATGAACTTGCACGGGGCAATGCGACAGTAAAGTAACCTTTGGCACTCTAAAGGTTTTGTACTAAAATCTCCATCATGAATGTATTATAGCATAGCCCTCGTCTATATATAGTTAGCCAGACTTAGATATGATACAATGCAGCTCATAATGAGCATAAGCACGTAGAGATCCTGGTATGTGTAGTACAGCATAAatcccattactatatatattgagccagacactgctGGTTGTACTTCATaattcccatcattatatattgagctgGACAA encodes:
- the KDM1B gene encoding lysine-specific histone demethylase 2 — protein: MSGTKSRAKKKTNLFENSPDNLPVRSSGRQVKKKASDVLEEDDDFSEKKYRKCEKAGCTAACPVCFASAAERCAKNGYTSRWYHLSCGEHFCNECFDHYYRSHKDGYDIYASWKRIWTSNGKSEPSPKAFMADQQLPYWVQCTKPECGKWRQLTKEIQLTTQMAKMYRCGMKLNNSVKMEGTDQCSMPEDLRVSEVSTQSWYSMLILPPLLKDSPAAAMLAAYYPDCVGMSPSCTTTNRLHGESLSGKLDQYRGVPVSNSAGVNPYFQPFYQPNECGKALCVRPDVMELDELYEFPEYSRDPTMYLAMRNLILALWHINCKEVLTAQTCAYHIMVRGLVRIRCVQEMERILYFVTRKGLVNTGVLRVSPDQYLLPMEYHNKSVIVIGAGPAGLAAARQLHNFGIKVMVLEARDRIGGRVCDDKSFKGVTVGKGAQIVNGCINNPISIMCEQIGLKMRTLGEKCDLVQEGGRLTDPTIDKRMDFHFNAILDVVAEWRKDKTQNQDAPLGDKIQEIYKAFIQESGIQFTEVEEKVLQFHLSNLEYACGSNLDKVSARSWDHNEFFAQFAGDHTMLTDGYSTIMENLAEGLDICLKSPVISVDYTNQDIQVTVADGKTFSAQKVLVTIPLALLQKSVIQFNPPLPEKKVKAINSLGAGVIEKVALQFPYRFWDSKIQGADFFGHIPPDSSKRGLFGVFYDMDPQGKHAVLMSVVTGDAVTAIKDLEDKQVVKQCMVVLRELFKEQDVPSPVKYFVTRWAKDSWAQMAYSFVKTGGSGEAYDILAEDIQGKIFFAGEATNRHFPQTVTGAYLSGVREASKITTF